In the genome of Pseudoliparis swirei isolate HS2019 ecotype Mariana Trench chromosome 3, NWPU_hadal_v1, whole genome shotgun sequence, one region contains:
- the stard13a gene encoding stAR-related lipid transfer protein 13 isoform X2, translating to MEAHSGLDPVDDANRVKGSQDEDVRDSAESAGTVSRGMEIDDIMDRGAKDTGAGCESDGDNEGSCLEAMTSDGQDYYLRLGHTPRRRSALRLSRIIARQQLLRRLAQEIEAKEACDWLRAAGFPQYAQLYADSQFPVDISSVKRDHDFLDRDLVEPLCRRLNTLNKCASMKLDVSHPKKKGDDSDEDDPLALSKRWTFEWSSRRWSRLQDFLLDSTAESSPTGPGEVLLHGTVSIESVLSDLSEQEITEISSLHSEDSASAIPDSISMASLSASFHPHRDLLHYNSLPMKSVRHGQGGRSKAKDFLRRMELMRTWGPSSKRKGSNRRAPLVIGEPVLQGEEPHALQVLQCTPISQLEHNHQPDGDTSPASLTDDRKDRSARSPVGEAVAPGAKEPACAKQRSASKRSSVYLEDAELLSQGKRPEGHGPFGRNQFHSYENLLVHIPKDHKPGTFPKALSIESLVPSPGDGTFGLQTQGQRSPPNNGPGEPWSSKPLSKPRCPGAPRGSRVSVYDNVPGSHLYASTGDLMDLEKEDNLFPHLDDIIQHVSGLQQIVDHWSRSVLPEDETGEGRTTPSEGERAGVFLIDTDSTGTNRERRDSGVGASLTRPRLRWPSFRISDHLKQPASSLQISSQSAGQLSLLQKFSLLRLTAIMEKYSMSNKHGWTWSVPKFMKRMKVPDYKEKSVFGVPLIIHVQRCGFPLPLCLQQAHSHLRTHCLDQVGLFRKSGVKSRIQALRQQCELSPDSVSYEDQSAYDVADMVKQFFRDLPEPLLTSKLGETFLHIYQYVPKEQRLQAVRAAILLMPDENREVLQALLYFLRDVTLLVEENQMTPMNLAVCLGPSLFHLSILKNESLSPRSIQKKYTTGRPDQKDLNENLAATQGLCHMITECQCLFQITEEMVTQSRNSYMEAELMVPPLDELCKAHEEEVDEDEEEEDEEGSYHAHLERLVQNLLEEAKDKSRGWVSRSTTDHTELAFKKVGDGNPLRRWRVCVEVSATPDEVLQRLLRERPLWQTDLQQEKVLETLDKQTDVYQYSYYNMEPHPSCDYVVLRSWRTDLSKGSCALVCVSIEHDDSPSTGAVRGVVLESQYLLEPCGTGRTRLTHISRVDLRGRSPEWYNKAFGYLCVNEAQRIRSSFQSSDQTSPEAKS from the exons AGATTGAGGCGAAGGAGGCTTGTGATTGGCTTCGAGCAGCAGGATTTCCACAGTACGCCCAGCTCTatgcag ATTCCCAGTTTCCAGTTGACATTTCCTCTGTGAAAAGGGACCACGACTTTTTGGATCGGGATCTGGTAGAGCCTCTATGTCG ACGTCTAAATACTTTGAACAAGTGTGCCTCCATGAAACTGGATGTCAGCCACCCCAAGAAGAAA GGTGATGACTCTGATGAAGATGACCCGTTGGCTCTCAGTAAAAGGTGGACGTTCGAGTGGAGCAGCAGACGCTGGTCGCGCCTGcaagacttcctgttggacagCACCGCCGAAAGCAGCCCGACGGGTCCGGGGGAGGTTCTGCTGCACGGCACGGTGAGCATCGAGAGCGTGCTGTCGGACCTGAGCGAGCAGGAGATCACGGAGATCTCCTCGTTGCACAGCGAGGACTCCGCCTCCGCCATACCTGACTCGATATCGATGGCGTCTCTCTCGGCCTCCTTCCACCCCCATCGGGATCTTCTGCACTACAACTCCCTGCCGATGAAGAGCGTTCGTCACGGGCAAGGAGGGCGGAGCAAAGCCAAAGATTTTTTGCGCCGCATGGAATTAATGCGCACCTGGGGGCCGTCGTCGAAGCGGAAAGGCTCAAACCGCCGGGCGCCTCTGGTCATCGGCGAGCCGGTGTTACAGGGCGAGGAGCCTCACGCGCTCCAGGTGCTCCAGTGTACTCCCATCAGCCAACTGGAACACAACCACCAACCCGACGGGGACACCTCCCCCGCGTCGCTTACCGACGACCGTAAAGACCGGTCCGCGCGGAGTCCCGTCGGCGAGGCGGTGGCGCCCGGCGCGAAGGAGCCCGCCTGTGCAAAACAACGCAGCGCCAGCAAGAGAAGCAGCGTGTATCTGGAGGACGCGGAGCTGCTTTCTCAAGGGAAGAGGCCTGAAGGACACGGCCCGTTTGGCAGAAACCAGTTTCACTCGTATGAAAACCTCCTGGTTCACATCCCCAAAGACCATAAGCCGGGCACCTTTCCGAAGGCTCTGTCCATAGAGAGCCTGGTGCCTTCCCCTGGTGATGGAACATTTGGCCTCCAGACACAGGGCCAAAGATCTCCCCCCAATAATGGCCCGGGTGAGCCCTGGTCGAGCAAACCTCTGTCGAAGCCCCGCTGTCCCGGAGCTCCACGTGGCAGCAGGGTGAGTGTTTACGACAATGTCCCGGGCTCCCACCTTTACGCCAGCACAGGAGACCTGATGGACTTGGAGAAAGAGGACAATCTGTTCCCTCACCTCGACGACATCATCCAGCACGTCAGCGGCTTGCAGCAAATAGTGGACCACTGGAGCCGCAGCGTGCTGCCGGAGGATGAGACGGGGGAGGGCAGGACCACCCCCAGTGAAGGCGAGAGAGCTGGGGTCTTCTTGATTGACACCGATTCGACAGGAACCAATCGGGAGAGGCGGGACTCTGGAGTCGGGGCCTCGCTGACAAGACCACG TCTCCGATGGCCCAGCTTCAGAATCTCTGATCATCTGAAGCAGCCGGCATCTTCGCTGCAgatcagcagccaatcagcgggCCAGCTCAGCCTGCTGCAGAAGTTCTCTTTGCTCCGCCTCACCGCCATCATGGAGAAATACTCAATGTCTAATAAACACGGCTGGACATG GTCTGTGCCCAAGTTTATGAAGCGCATGAAGGTGCCAGACTACAAAGAGAAGAGTGTGTTTGGTGTTCCCCTCATCATCCATGTCCAGCGCTGTGGTTTTCCGCTCCCACTGTGTTTACAACAGGCCCACAGCCACCTCAGAACACACTGTCTGGACCAG GTGGGATTGTTCCGCAAATCTGGCGTGAAGTCCCGTATTCAGGCTCTGAGGCAGCAGTGTGAGTTGTCCCCCGACTCCGTGAGCTACGAGGACCAGTCGGCTTACGACGTGGCCGACATGGTGAAACAGTTCTTCCGAGACTTGCCGGAGCCGCTGCTAACAAGCAAGCTGGGGGAAACCTTCCTGCATATTTACCAGT atGTCCCAAAGGAGCAGAGGCTGCAGGCCGTCAGAGCGGCCATCTTGCTGATGCCGGATGAGAACAGGGAGGTCCTGCAGGCATTGCTCTACTTCCTGCGTGACGTGActctgctggtggaggagaaCCAGATGACGCCGATGAATCTGGCCGTTTGTCTGGGGCCTTCACTCTTCCACCTCAGCATCCTGAAGAACGAGTCGCTCTCACCAAG GTCAATCCAGAAGAAGTACACGACGGGACGTCCCGATCAGAAAGACCTGAATGAGAACCTGGCGGCCACCCAGGGTCTGTGTCACATGATCACCGAGTGCCAGTGTCTCTTTCAG ATCACAGAGGAGATGGTGACCCAGTCACGCAACTCCTACATGGAGGCTGAGCTGATGGTGCCCCCGCTGGACGAGCTGTGCAAGGCTCACGAAGAGGAAGTGgatgaggacgaggaagaggaggatgaggagggatcCTATCACGCGCACCTAGAAAGGCTGGTCCAGAACCTGCTGGAAGAGGCCAAAGATAAGAGCAGAGGCTGGGTGTCTCGCTCGACAACCGACCACACAGAACTGGCATTCAAAAAG GTGGGAGATGGAAACCCTCTGAGGCGAtggcgagtgtgtgtggaggtgtcgGCGACTCCAGACGAGGTGCTGCAGCGGCTGCTGAGAGAGCGCCCCCTGTGGCAGACGGATCTACAGCAGGAGAAGGTTCTGGAGACGCTGGATAAACAGACCGACGTGTACCAGTACTCCTACTACAACATGGAACCGCACCCCAGCTGTGACTATGTGGTACTCAG aTCGTGGCGTACAGACCTAAGTAAAGGCTCCTGTGCGCTGGTGTGCGTGTCCATAGAACACGACGACAGCCCCAGCACGGGAGCAGTGAGGGGGGTGGTGCTGGAGTCACAGTACCTCCTGGAGCCCTGTGGGACCGGGAGGACCAGACTCACACACATCTCCAGAGTGGACCTCAG GGGAAGATCTCCAGAGTGGTACAACAAAGCATtcggttacctgtgtgttaatGAAGCTCAGAGGATCCGATCCTCTTTTCAGTCGTCGGATCAGACGAGCCCCGAGGCCAAGAGCTGA
- the stard13a gene encoding stAR-related lipid transfer protein 13 isoform X5: MTAQRRSAKLQLRRSISEQLRDSTSKAWDLLWRNVRERRLAEIEAKEACDWLRAAGFPQYAQLYADSQFPVDISSVKRDHDFLDRDLVEPLCRRLNTLNKCASMKLDVSHPKKKVRQPLPTGDDSDEDDPLALSKRWTFEWSSRRWSRLQDFLLDSTAESSPTGPGEVLLHGTVSIESVLSDLSEQEITEISSLHSEDSASAIPDSISMASLSASFHPHRDLLHYNSLPMKSVRHGQGGRSKAKDFLRRMELMRTWGPSSKRKGSNRRAPLVIGEPVLQGEEPHALQVLQCTPISQLEHNHQPDGDTSPASLTDDRKDRSARSPVGEAVAPGAKEPACAKQRSASKRSSVYLEDAELLSQGKRPEGHGPFGRNQFHSYENLLVHIPKDHKPGTFPKALSIESLVPSPGDGTFGLQTQGQRSPPNNGPGEPWSSKPLSKPRCPGAPRGSRVSVYDNVPGSHLYASTGDLMDLEKEDNLFPHLDDIIQHVSGLQQIVDHWSRSVLPEDETGEGRTTPSEGERAGVFLIDTDSTGTNRERRDSGVGASLTRPRLRWPSFRISDHLKQPASSLQISSQSAGQLSLLQKFSLLRLTAIMEKYSMSNKHGWTWSVPKFMKRMKVPDYKEKSVFGVPLIIHVQRCGFPLPLCLQQAHSHLRTHCLDQVGLFRKSGVKSRIQALRQQCELSPDSVSYEDQSAYDVADMVKQFFRDLPEPLLTSKLGETFLHIYQYVPKEQRLQAVRAAILLMPDENREVLQALLYFLRDVTLLVEENQMTPMNLAVCLGPSLFHLSILKNESLSPRSIQKKYTTGRPDQKDLNENLAATQGLCHMITECQCLFQITEEMVTQSRNSYMEAELMVPPLDELCKAHEEEVDEDEEEEDEEGSYHAHLERLVQNLLEEAKDKSRGWVSRSTTDHTELAFKKVGDGNPLRRWRVCVEVSATPDEVLQRLLRERPLWQTDLQQEKVLETLDKQTDVYQYSYYNMEPHPSCDYVVLRSWRTDLSKGSCALVCVSIEHDDSPSTGAVRGVVLESQYLLEPCGTGRTRLTHISRVDLRGRSPEWYNKAFGYLCVNEAQRIRSSFQSSDQTSPEAKS; this comes from the exons AGATTGAGGCGAAGGAGGCTTGTGATTGGCTTCGAGCAGCAGGATTTCCACAGTACGCCCAGCTCTatgcag ATTCCCAGTTTCCAGTTGACATTTCCTCTGTGAAAAGGGACCACGACTTTTTGGATCGGGATCTGGTAGAGCCTCTATGTCG ACGTCTAAATACTTTGAACAAGTGTGCCTCCATGAAACTGGATGTCAGCCACCCCAAGAAGAAAGTAAGACAACCTCTTCCAACT GGTGATGACTCTGATGAAGATGACCCGTTGGCTCTCAGTAAAAGGTGGACGTTCGAGTGGAGCAGCAGACGCTGGTCGCGCCTGcaagacttcctgttggacagCACCGCCGAAAGCAGCCCGACGGGTCCGGGGGAGGTTCTGCTGCACGGCACGGTGAGCATCGAGAGCGTGCTGTCGGACCTGAGCGAGCAGGAGATCACGGAGATCTCCTCGTTGCACAGCGAGGACTCCGCCTCCGCCATACCTGACTCGATATCGATGGCGTCTCTCTCGGCCTCCTTCCACCCCCATCGGGATCTTCTGCACTACAACTCCCTGCCGATGAAGAGCGTTCGTCACGGGCAAGGAGGGCGGAGCAAAGCCAAAGATTTTTTGCGCCGCATGGAATTAATGCGCACCTGGGGGCCGTCGTCGAAGCGGAAAGGCTCAAACCGCCGGGCGCCTCTGGTCATCGGCGAGCCGGTGTTACAGGGCGAGGAGCCTCACGCGCTCCAGGTGCTCCAGTGTACTCCCATCAGCCAACTGGAACACAACCACCAACCCGACGGGGACACCTCCCCCGCGTCGCTTACCGACGACCGTAAAGACCGGTCCGCGCGGAGTCCCGTCGGCGAGGCGGTGGCGCCCGGCGCGAAGGAGCCCGCCTGTGCAAAACAACGCAGCGCCAGCAAGAGAAGCAGCGTGTATCTGGAGGACGCGGAGCTGCTTTCTCAAGGGAAGAGGCCTGAAGGACACGGCCCGTTTGGCAGAAACCAGTTTCACTCGTATGAAAACCTCCTGGTTCACATCCCCAAAGACCATAAGCCGGGCACCTTTCCGAAGGCTCTGTCCATAGAGAGCCTGGTGCCTTCCCCTGGTGATGGAACATTTGGCCTCCAGACACAGGGCCAAAGATCTCCCCCCAATAATGGCCCGGGTGAGCCCTGGTCGAGCAAACCTCTGTCGAAGCCCCGCTGTCCCGGAGCTCCACGTGGCAGCAGGGTGAGTGTTTACGACAATGTCCCGGGCTCCCACCTTTACGCCAGCACAGGAGACCTGATGGACTTGGAGAAAGAGGACAATCTGTTCCCTCACCTCGACGACATCATCCAGCACGTCAGCGGCTTGCAGCAAATAGTGGACCACTGGAGCCGCAGCGTGCTGCCGGAGGATGAGACGGGGGAGGGCAGGACCACCCCCAGTGAAGGCGAGAGAGCTGGGGTCTTCTTGATTGACACCGATTCGACAGGAACCAATCGGGAGAGGCGGGACTCTGGAGTCGGGGCCTCGCTGACAAGACCACG TCTCCGATGGCCCAGCTTCAGAATCTCTGATCATCTGAAGCAGCCGGCATCTTCGCTGCAgatcagcagccaatcagcgggCCAGCTCAGCCTGCTGCAGAAGTTCTCTTTGCTCCGCCTCACCGCCATCATGGAGAAATACTCAATGTCTAATAAACACGGCTGGACATG GTCTGTGCCCAAGTTTATGAAGCGCATGAAGGTGCCAGACTACAAAGAGAAGAGTGTGTTTGGTGTTCCCCTCATCATCCATGTCCAGCGCTGTGGTTTTCCGCTCCCACTGTGTTTACAACAGGCCCACAGCCACCTCAGAACACACTGTCTGGACCAG GTGGGATTGTTCCGCAAATCTGGCGTGAAGTCCCGTATTCAGGCTCTGAGGCAGCAGTGTGAGTTGTCCCCCGACTCCGTGAGCTACGAGGACCAGTCGGCTTACGACGTGGCCGACATGGTGAAACAGTTCTTCCGAGACTTGCCGGAGCCGCTGCTAACAAGCAAGCTGGGGGAAACCTTCCTGCATATTTACCAGT atGTCCCAAAGGAGCAGAGGCTGCAGGCCGTCAGAGCGGCCATCTTGCTGATGCCGGATGAGAACAGGGAGGTCCTGCAGGCATTGCTCTACTTCCTGCGTGACGTGActctgctggtggaggagaaCCAGATGACGCCGATGAATCTGGCCGTTTGTCTGGGGCCTTCACTCTTCCACCTCAGCATCCTGAAGAACGAGTCGCTCTCACCAAG GTCAATCCAGAAGAAGTACACGACGGGACGTCCCGATCAGAAAGACCTGAATGAGAACCTGGCGGCCACCCAGGGTCTGTGTCACATGATCACCGAGTGCCAGTGTCTCTTTCAG ATCACAGAGGAGATGGTGACCCAGTCACGCAACTCCTACATGGAGGCTGAGCTGATGGTGCCCCCGCTGGACGAGCTGTGCAAGGCTCACGAAGAGGAAGTGgatgaggacgaggaagaggaggatgaggagggatcCTATCACGCGCACCTAGAAAGGCTGGTCCAGAACCTGCTGGAAGAGGCCAAAGATAAGAGCAGAGGCTGGGTGTCTCGCTCGACAACCGACCACACAGAACTGGCATTCAAAAAG GTGGGAGATGGAAACCCTCTGAGGCGAtggcgagtgtgtgtggaggtgtcgGCGACTCCAGACGAGGTGCTGCAGCGGCTGCTGAGAGAGCGCCCCCTGTGGCAGACGGATCTACAGCAGGAGAAGGTTCTGGAGACGCTGGATAAACAGACCGACGTGTACCAGTACTCCTACTACAACATGGAACCGCACCCCAGCTGTGACTATGTGGTACTCAG aTCGTGGCGTACAGACCTAAGTAAAGGCTCCTGTGCGCTGGTGTGCGTGTCCATAGAACACGACGACAGCCCCAGCACGGGAGCAGTGAGGGGGGTGGTGCTGGAGTCACAGTACCTCCTGGAGCCCTGTGGGACCGGGAGGACCAGACTCACACACATCTCCAGAGTGGACCTCAG GGGAAGATCTCCAGAGTGGTACAACAAAGCATtcggttacctgtgtgttaatGAAGCTCAGAGGATCCGATCCTCTTTTCAGTCGTCGGATCAGACGAGCCCCGAGGCCAAGAGCTGA
- the stard13a gene encoding stAR-related lipid transfer protein 13 isoform X8 yields the protein MKEIEAKEACDWLRAAGFPQYAQLYADSQFPVDISSVKRDHDFLDRDLVEPLCRRLNTLNKCASMKLDVSHPKKKVRQPLPTGDDSDEDDPLALSKRWTFEWSSRRWSRLQDFLLDSTAESSPTGPGEVLLHGTVSIESVLSDLSEQEITEISSLHSEDSASAIPDSISMASLSASFHPHRDLLHYNSLPMKSVRHGQGGRSKAKDFLRRMELMRTWGPSSKRKGSNRRAPLVIGEPVLQGEEPHALQVLQCTPISQLEHNHQPDGDTSPASLTDDRKDRSARSPVGEAVAPGAKEPACAKQRSASKRSSVYLEDAELLSQGKRPEGHGPFGRNQFHSYENLLVHIPKDHKPGTFPKALSIESLVPSPGDGTFGLQTQGQRSPPNNGPGEPWSSKPLSKPRCPGAPRGSRVSVYDNVPGSHLYASTGDLMDLEKEDNLFPHLDDIIQHVSGLQQIVDHWSRSVLPEDETGEGRTTPSEGERAGVFLIDTDSTGTNRERRDSGVGASLTRPRLRWPSFRISDHLKQPASSLQISSQSAGQLSLLQKFSLLRLTAIMEKYSMSNKHGWTWSVPKFMKRMKVPDYKEKSVFGVPLIIHVQRCGFPLPLCLQQAHSHLRTHCLDQVGLFRKSGVKSRIQALRQQCELSPDSVSYEDQSAYDVADMVKQFFRDLPEPLLTSKLGETFLHIYQYVPKEQRLQAVRAAILLMPDENREVLQALLYFLRDVTLLVEENQMTPMNLAVCLGPSLFHLSILKNESLSPRSIQKKYTTGRPDQKDLNENLAATQGLCHMITECQCLFQITEEMVTQSRNSYMEAELMVPPLDELCKAHEEEVDEDEEEEDEEGSYHAHLERLVQNLLEEAKDKSRGWVSRSTTDHTELAFKKVGDGNPLRRWRVCVEVSATPDEVLQRLLRERPLWQTDLQQEKVLETLDKQTDVYQYSYYNMEPHPSCDYVVLRSWRTDLSKGSCALVCVSIEHDDSPSTGAVRGVVLESQYLLEPCGTGRTRLTHISRVDLRGRSPEWYNKAFGYLCVNEAQRIRSSFQSSDQTSPEAKS from the exons AGATTGAGGCGAAGGAGGCTTGTGATTGGCTTCGAGCAGCAGGATTTCCACAGTACGCCCAGCTCTatgcag ATTCCCAGTTTCCAGTTGACATTTCCTCTGTGAAAAGGGACCACGACTTTTTGGATCGGGATCTGGTAGAGCCTCTATGTCG ACGTCTAAATACTTTGAACAAGTGTGCCTCCATGAAACTGGATGTCAGCCACCCCAAGAAGAAAGTAAGACAACCTCTTCCAACT GGTGATGACTCTGATGAAGATGACCCGTTGGCTCTCAGTAAAAGGTGGACGTTCGAGTGGAGCAGCAGACGCTGGTCGCGCCTGcaagacttcctgttggacagCACCGCCGAAAGCAGCCCGACGGGTCCGGGGGAGGTTCTGCTGCACGGCACGGTGAGCATCGAGAGCGTGCTGTCGGACCTGAGCGAGCAGGAGATCACGGAGATCTCCTCGTTGCACAGCGAGGACTCCGCCTCCGCCATACCTGACTCGATATCGATGGCGTCTCTCTCGGCCTCCTTCCACCCCCATCGGGATCTTCTGCACTACAACTCCCTGCCGATGAAGAGCGTTCGTCACGGGCAAGGAGGGCGGAGCAAAGCCAAAGATTTTTTGCGCCGCATGGAATTAATGCGCACCTGGGGGCCGTCGTCGAAGCGGAAAGGCTCAAACCGCCGGGCGCCTCTGGTCATCGGCGAGCCGGTGTTACAGGGCGAGGAGCCTCACGCGCTCCAGGTGCTCCAGTGTACTCCCATCAGCCAACTGGAACACAACCACCAACCCGACGGGGACACCTCCCCCGCGTCGCTTACCGACGACCGTAAAGACCGGTCCGCGCGGAGTCCCGTCGGCGAGGCGGTGGCGCCCGGCGCGAAGGAGCCCGCCTGTGCAAAACAACGCAGCGCCAGCAAGAGAAGCAGCGTGTATCTGGAGGACGCGGAGCTGCTTTCTCAAGGGAAGAGGCCTGAAGGACACGGCCCGTTTGGCAGAAACCAGTTTCACTCGTATGAAAACCTCCTGGTTCACATCCCCAAAGACCATAAGCCGGGCACCTTTCCGAAGGCTCTGTCCATAGAGAGCCTGGTGCCTTCCCCTGGTGATGGAACATTTGGCCTCCAGACACAGGGCCAAAGATCTCCCCCCAATAATGGCCCGGGTGAGCCCTGGTCGAGCAAACCTCTGTCGAAGCCCCGCTGTCCCGGAGCTCCACGTGGCAGCAGGGTGAGTGTTTACGACAATGTCCCGGGCTCCCACCTTTACGCCAGCACAGGAGACCTGATGGACTTGGAGAAAGAGGACAATCTGTTCCCTCACCTCGACGACATCATCCAGCACGTCAGCGGCTTGCAGCAAATAGTGGACCACTGGAGCCGCAGCGTGCTGCCGGAGGATGAGACGGGGGAGGGCAGGACCACCCCCAGTGAAGGCGAGAGAGCTGGGGTCTTCTTGATTGACACCGATTCGACAGGAACCAATCGGGAGAGGCGGGACTCTGGAGTCGGGGCCTCGCTGACAAGACCACG TCTCCGATGGCCCAGCTTCAGAATCTCTGATCATCTGAAGCAGCCGGCATCTTCGCTGCAgatcagcagccaatcagcgggCCAGCTCAGCCTGCTGCAGAAGTTCTCTTTGCTCCGCCTCACCGCCATCATGGAGAAATACTCAATGTCTAATAAACACGGCTGGACATG GTCTGTGCCCAAGTTTATGAAGCGCATGAAGGTGCCAGACTACAAAGAGAAGAGTGTGTTTGGTGTTCCCCTCATCATCCATGTCCAGCGCTGTGGTTTTCCGCTCCCACTGTGTTTACAACAGGCCCACAGCCACCTCAGAACACACTGTCTGGACCAG GTGGGATTGTTCCGCAAATCTGGCGTGAAGTCCCGTATTCAGGCTCTGAGGCAGCAGTGTGAGTTGTCCCCCGACTCCGTGAGCTACGAGGACCAGTCGGCTTACGACGTGGCCGACATGGTGAAACAGTTCTTCCGAGACTTGCCGGAGCCGCTGCTAACAAGCAAGCTGGGGGAAACCTTCCTGCATATTTACCAGT atGTCCCAAAGGAGCAGAGGCTGCAGGCCGTCAGAGCGGCCATCTTGCTGATGCCGGATGAGAACAGGGAGGTCCTGCAGGCATTGCTCTACTTCCTGCGTGACGTGActctgctggtggaggagaaCCAGATGACGCCGATGAATCTGGCCGTTTGTCTGGGGCCTTCACTCTTCCACCTCAGCATCCTGAAGAACGAGTCGCTCTCACCAAG GTCAATCCAGAAGAAGTACACGACGGGACGTCCCGATCAGAAAGACCTGAATGAGAACCTGGCGGCCACCCAGGGTCTGTGTCACATGATCACCGAGTGCCAGTGTCTCTTTCAG ATCACAGAGGAGATGGTGACCCAGTCACGCAACTCCTACATGGAGGCTGAGCTGATGGTGCCCCCGCTGGACGAGCTGTGCAAGGCTCACGAAGAGGAAGTGgatgaggacgaggaagaggaggatgaggagggatcCTATCACGCGCACCTAGAAAGGCTGGTCCAGAACCTGCTGGAAGAGGCCAAAGATAAGAGCAGAGGCTGGGTGTCTCGCTCGACAACCGACCACACAGAACTGGCATTCAAAAAG GTGGGAGATGGAAACCCTCTGAGGCGAtggcgagtgtgtgtggaggtgtcgGCGACTCCAGACGAGGTGCTGCAGCGGCTGCTGAGAGAGCGCCCCCTGTGGCAGACGGATCTACAGCAGGAGAAGGTTCTGGAGACGCTGGATAAACAGACCGACGTGTACCAGTACTCCTACTACAACATGGAACCGCACCCCAGCTGTGACTATGTGGTACTCAG aTCGTGGCGTACAGACCTAAGTAAAGGCTCCTGTGCGCTGGTGTGCGTGTCCATAGAACACGACGACAGCCCCAGCACGGGAGCAGTGAGGGGGGTGGTGCTGGAGTCACAGTACCTCCTGGAGCCCTGTGGGACCGGGAGGACCAGACTCACACACATCTCCAGAGTGGACCTCAG GGGAAGATCTCCAGAGTGGTACAACAAAGCATtcggttacctgtgtgttaatGAAGCTCAGAGGATCCGATCCTCTTTTCAGTCGTCGGATCAGACGAGCCCCGAGGCCAAGAGCTGA